TTCGTAAGGttagataaaattaaaaaaataaattagttatATTAATTAGTTATACGATCTCGAGTTTGCTATAAACGATGacgattggttttttttttgtttgggtgtATGTTCGGTTTCAGCATAATGCTCTTCACTGTGATGAATCTTACGATGCGCCATGTAAGAACACATGTACCTTTCAATACCAAGGCttgtttgatcgtttttttcctgttcatTTAGTGCCTGTGATAGATTCGCTGTTTATATTAGTAGGATACGGCCACTGCCTGACTGAATGTGCCAGAGTCTTATCAGCACCAGCAAAACAACCTCTTCTGATTTCCTTACGATTATCCTTCTGTACTGTTCTGTTGATTGAGGAGTTTGATGTAGCGTCTTTCGATTGACGACTATATGTACATGTACATAAGATAGcttgcgtgtgtttttgagAGAATTTGTCGATGTTAGTTGTGTACTTCAATCTTACATTCCAtgttatttgaatttattatttctgcCGTGCTTCGGAATCTGAATCCGAGAGAGGGGGGCGAGACCTGGCTCAGACATCCGCCGTTCGCGATGTTATGCTGGGAGATCGTGAGTGTATGACGACGCGGTGACCGTTTTTCGTCACGAATCCGTCACTCTCCACCAGAACGGCCGTCTGGCGGCCTTGAGGATCGCCGTTACTATCCGGTGATTCCTTTGATGATAGACTATGATCCACTACACCTATGTTCGCCTGAGAACCGCCGAGAATTCCTTTACTTTTACCACTACCAGGGGTGCCAACGCCACCGCCTATGCTGCCACCGGCGATCTGGCTACCATTGTCTCCACTACCTATTGCAGCTCCACCGCTACCGTCGTTATCATTGCCATTGCCACCATCGTTTCCGTTATCACAGGCATCTATTTCAAGATCGTCTCCGGTGGAACCGTCAGTTCCACCGCCATGACGCTGCTTGTAGCGTTTCCATGCGTGTTGTATCAGACGGGCACAGTATTCTTCGCGTTGCCTCCAGAGCGTGGACGACACCGGTTCGTAACCCACTTCGTCCGGACGCTGTTGTACCTCACCCAACTCTGCCGTCTCTTCGATAGGATTTCCTTTCCGAGCGAAAAAGTCTTTCGTCAGTGCGTCCAGGATATCGACACAGAACATCATATCGCCACGGCAGATAGGAATATCCATCGAAATAATTTTGTAACGGTTCGGTTTATGTATCTGGAGGGGCGGTTCCAGCACGTCCAGAAAGTCTGATAGTTGATCGTACCGAACGTATTGTGTACCGTCCGGATCAAACTGTTGCCATATTTCGTAGTACATATCGTAGTCGTCGTCCGTCAAGCCCTCCTGCACGTCTTCCGTTGCTTGGGAATAGTTTTCGAGAATAACAGCGATGTACATGTTGATGACGATAAGAAAACTTATTACTAGATACGCCAATAGGTACGTTATGCCGATCGTTGATGAGCCACAATTTCCCGGGTAGCCTTTATCATTGTCCGGTGGTAGACAGTCTTCTTCGTTGATAATACCATCTAGCACACCATCCCAACCGGCTGAGGTGGACATCTGGAATGTGTAAATACCGAACATATAGGGGGGAatgaggtgtgtgtgtgtgtttttttttttcacgagCATATTTGCAAACAGTGTCTAACCTGAAACAGCAAGATCATACTCTGGCCGAAGGTTTTAAAGTTGTACACATCATCCAAGCCACTCTTATCCTTGACGTGCATGAAGAATGACATcccaaaaatggcaaaaatgaaCATCACCAAAAACAGTAGCAGACAGATGTTAAAAAGTGCAGGCAGCGACATAGCTAACGCAAACAGCAACGTCCGTATACCCTTGGCACCCTTCACCAAACGCAGTACACGGCCCACTTTTGCAACTCGCACGACTCGCAGAAGCGTTGGAGATACAAAATATTTCTCAATAAGATCACTTAAGACAAGACCTGGTATGGGTAAAAACACAACGAGACGATACGGAGTAATTAAAACATCGCATCGAGGAAGGTAGCAAAAACTAGTGAATGACCGCACTTACCTAAAATGGAAAGAATGACCACAACGAAATCAAACAGATTCCACGGTTCGATAAAGTAATGGTATCGTAGGGCGAAGATCTTCATCAAACATTCACTGCTGAAAATGCAGATGAATATCATATTCAAGTAGTCTAGCACCGCGCTAAACGTTTCTGATTGTTTGTAGTGATCCAGCGTCATGGTTAACATATTGAAGCCGATGAACAACATGATGATCATGTCGAACTTTTTATTCGTCACTATTTCGAACACTATTGCTTGCGGGCGCCACTGTAATGAAATGGAGCGAATTAGTGTGTTACGTCGTGGAATGCAGCATGTACTTTACTGCTTACCCTTGGTCGAGGGATTGCCTTGAGTGGTTTCTTCGATCCCATCTTCTTCATGGCATTGTAGTACTTTTTCTGATCTTCCGTCATGAACATTTCCAGTGATCCTCCggctttctttttctgttcatTGAAGTTATCAATAATCACACCGATGAAGAGATTCAGTGTGAAGAACGATCCGAAGATAATGAAGAACACAAAGTACAGATACATGTAGATGTTTGTTTCCCGTATAGGCTGTTTGCCGACCTGTAAAGTAACAGCAAACGATGGGATTAGCtcatttacaaagaaaaaacgaccTCTCTACAGCACATACGTCACGGGAATCAATGGCATCGTTCATGATTTGTATCCATCCTTTGAATGTCGCTACTTGAAATAGACACAAATACGCTTTACCGACGTGATCGAAGTTCATCGGTGAGTTTTCCCATGTATAATTTTCGGCTTTGCACGCATTTACATCCGGAATAATTTCGTGAggtaatgttgttttatttttatccacaCACTATCATACgaagaaacgaaaccaaaTGGATTAGCATGAGAATATTGTTCTAATGGGGATGAAGTACAGCAGTCGCAATACCTTGAAGTATTTTCCAGCAAATAATTGCACTCCCATAATAGCAAATATCAGCCAGAATATCAAACAAACCAGCAGCACGTTGAAGATGGACGGTATAGCTTGAACCAATGCATTCACGACGACCTATACATACACGTACGATTGATTCAATTGTACAGTTGATTCAAACAATAAAgagaataaaacattaataaaattcGTGTAAACGAACCAATCTCTTGCTATGATTCTTAGATCGTTTCATTTGAAAAAGGGAATAGCCCAGCTTTGTTGACCATGCAGTGAACAGAATAAGCGCAATACAGCCATGAACATCTATTTATAAAGCGGTAcaaagtttcaattttttcaattaCCACACAGTTAGTTACCATTttaaaactcataaaaaacaGTTCTGTTGGTAACGAACTGTtggaaagcataaaaacaaagaatcttaaacgcaaacaaaactgtttggcaattgaaaaaattgaaacataaagGCAACacatttcataaaacattattaGCTGATGAGCTGATGTGTATAGTATTTGAGAATAcagttgcaaacaaaaattgtactaagagaaatatttttacagaAAATTTTAAGCTAATGATATAATTCACACCCAATCTGGtctaacaatttttttccacttttattACAATATTGCGTGTTCTACAACCATCTAAAATACTACGTTTATGTTTGTATATACATGATGTGTACTGCATAGCTATGACACCAAAGTACACTTAGCGCATTTGATACACAAGCAAAACACATATCATTCCGCAAGTGTGAcagtgttacaaaaaaaaactgtaatcAAATGAGGCAACAGTTGATAATGCAAACAATACTGGTAAGCGCAATCACAATACTCCTACTCATGAAATATTCAGATGCAGCGTGATGAAGTAATGGCCATAAAGAGCTCTAAAAATATAACTAAGTATATATACGTATATAGAATCTGATTTATAGTAACATAGTCTACTTCAGTTGTTATGATTCAAAAATAACTAACACCATGTAAGAATAATCTAGAAAGAGTAGTATAAGGATAGCGCGATtggttgttgatgatgttttcgtaCTGGTTTGATGCTTAAAACCAAATGTAAGTAGTGCAAATCGATATGTAAAATGACTGTTTTGCTCTATTTGATGCTTTTGGTTTCGAAACTAATTAGAGTAAAGTAAATACTTTGAAGTTACGTACCCTCATTCCCTGCATACGGGACATGGCACGTAGCGGTCTCAGGGCTCTAAGAGTTCGCATGGTTTTGAATGCTTGAATACCACCCGCTCCACAAAGTGAAGCAACGAAGTTTATTAATGATACCTAGGAAAAGCATGGGTCAAATCGAGTGAGTATTTAATGGTTGATGATCGTAAAATTGAACTGTAACCGCCCGTAACTTTTGTTGTCTCCATATGATTGAgctactctttttttatgtgtttgttaTTGAATTATTGTGTCGAGAACATGTGAAGtaaagaaattttgttttcttatttctaatttgcattcaaactGATAAACATAATTGTAATGACGCTTCCTAGGTATTTAGTGTGTATGTAATTTGTTAACGCaatgaaataatcatttttaaatgtattgataaaattcatgttgttttaattgtgtaataataataaaaacaaacaatgaacAATCAATAATGATGAAAACGTTGCTTGTTAGAGTGTACAAATACTCCATAACGATTTCTTATTTAAATTGGCATTGATTTGCTCCGTCACTGGAGCTAAACATTGACTAATTTTCATTGGCCGAGTTACTTCTTAAGCAAAACtgtgtaatatttatttaaaatagtgAACAACAATATCAAAGTTGTATTTAACCGTACGATATCATTACTTAACGCCAGTGAATGGGCATCTGTTTAAGTTAAAGTCACTGTAAGTATTTGCAAATTAACGTAAGTtcaacgaaaaagaaagaaaacaaccatTATAAGTAAAAGAACGTACACAATACATAAAATTGACATCGACACATACTAAAGCGACTGTTTTGCATCAGCTACATGTATAACACGTACGGCAGCGTCTAAAAGGCACGAAAagtcattttgtttgctttcaatttaATCTTGTCTAACCACAAAGTTTATGAAGGAAGattgagtttttgtttgtgtcttAGATCATGATCATCACGCACAACATTCAACATGTCATTCCTTGTATCGGTTTATCTATAGTCAATCCATATGTATTTACAACTGCGACCTCAGACTGCGtgattttcaacattttcataaGCCCTTACTAGGCTCGGTAGTATTGCTAGGTTTGCTCTTAGCTGATCATGTTTGATATTTGTGGTAGTAACTTggtatttattaataattgttACGTTGTTGTACACAAATGGTTACAACATCTGTTTCAAAATCCAAAGGATGGTAATCaatcttttcctttcactATGCCATAAATAAAATCGTAAAACCAGTAATTAGTGCCGTCTTTTCATATTGTTTTATAAGTTTGAAATTATGctgtacaaaacaaatcatttgtgAGTGTAAATGTTGAAACAATATGATGTGCTTCGattaaatttcacatttttcagTTCATTAAAAAGGATATACAATGCTAAGCTTTTGCAaacgttcttttgtttttttttctcaaatgtCTATCAACGACTAACAATAGAGGTATTTCTTGCAACATAAATACTGGATACTAAAACGGAAGAAGTACAGGTAaatagaaatggaaatgggttattttataacgaaaaataatcaatttgtttggttgtttgtcATTTACAGTGTTTCTCAAACGTTCCACATCATTTAGGGTTTATATTAACGTTTTCGTCAGAAACGCAAACAATTATGGCGCACTGATTCTGCATGAACGTTTTACAAATGTTAGAAAGTTGTACATTTTCACACTTAAGAAGAATCCGTTACAGAAAGTGTTCCGTTATACTAAACATCGAATATTACACATTGTAGACTGTAAGCTGCGTTAAACGTTTTGCTTAAACGCATATAAACCAGCAACGCGAACAAAAGATAGATAGATTGACAGATTGGTTCTTTGGACAAACTTTTTGAAGAAATACAGCACACGTCTATACAAACATAGAGAAGACTACAAGGAAGAAATAGTAGATAACAGTCGTGTTTCGTCAGTTAGAATGTAGGAGATTGAAGGAAGAACAAGATAGCTTCCACGAACAATGTCACTGCACAAAGTGGTACACCATCAAAGCCCAGAGAGGTAGAGTGCCTCTTTAGCAATCAAAATGTACGCAAGTGAACCAAGTGCCTTGGTACTTACTCTCATACCCTCCCAACGTGATACGGCACGAAGCGGGCGTAAGGCGCGCAGTGTACGCATCGAACGGAACGCTGGAATATCGGCCGCTCCCACCCAGATAGCGGCAAGGTTTATCAGCGATAGCTAAGGGGAAAAAATCATTGAACGAAGGAAAAGATACGCAATGAAACGGAAATCAACGAAAGATAATTAGCAGGAAGATGCACTAAACGCAATCATCTTAATTTAACCGATACACATATATCACACATTGTGTGTTTACTTATCTTAATTATATATAATTGGTTAATATGTTACAAGACTAATTTGCTTAGGTAATTGTTTTCCCTCTATTGCTGTTTGTGTGATTGTGTGAGAAACTATGGCTAAAGTAATTATTGTTAACTATGATTGTTTTGCTATGTATTATGATATGGAGATAACAGAATTATATGAGGGTCCAGTCAATGGTTTTCACGACGCACAGGACGATTATACTCACCATTACGATAATAAAATCAAGCCAACACCAAGCATTCGTAAAGTATACTTTAAAACCTAAAGCTAACCATTTGATTAACatctctaaaaaaaatatcactgTGAATATTCGGTCCATATAATAAAGGATATCTTGCAGGATTGGGCGTTGTGGAAGATGTACATCTTCGAGAGCCTGTAGGGTTGCAGAAAGAAGCAGAACAAACGATCATATCAAACGCAAAGTCAGAGGAATTAATCTCATCAATCGTTGGAAGAGCAGGAAGTCCGATCGTCAATTGCTCGTGACACACTTACCAATGCTAAGCTACTAAGCAAAATCATAGTAATTACAGCAGTCTCGAAGTACTTGTTCTCAATCAGCTGGAACGTTTTGAGACGTAGGTTTGCCCAGCCCTGCCAAAACGGAGCATCATCGTCTCCAGCGAGCACTGGGAACTTTTTATAGCAATTATCCGGGCAGCAGTCCGCCGGTGAATCTTCGATCACTTCATCCTCCTCGGCGTGAATAATAAGCTCACCATCTAGCGGACCTTCTTCGCCTTCGCCTTCGTCATCGAGCTCTGGACAAGTGAACAGAACATTTGTAGTGTGTGAAAGAAGGACTTTTCATTCGCACTGGGAACGTCGGTACATACCTTCGTCAATTCCTAAATCCTCCTTGCTGGCATCACGTTTTTCTTCGCCCTCCATCGTTTCGGCGCTGCCTTTGTGGCTTTCGTCCTTGAATGGGCGATTTTTGTGACTGCCATAAGATTTGATACTGGCAGTATCATCGTCCTGCAAGGACACGCCTCTATGATTCAGTTCATGTTCTAATTTATTATCTTGATGATTACTAATAGAATTGCCTATCACCTAATTATCAAGACATAATACACACATAATGAGATTAATGTTTTGCTTAGCagctaaagttttttttgtagtaaagTGAATGAGTGTGTGTATAAAAACTGTCAGGATGCAGACAAAATGAGTTCATGTGCCGTAGTGGTTAAAATGAAATGGGTAAACTGTGAGGAAGTTTTGATGAACAATATGACAAAACGGAAATCTCAAACCCATACTAAACAGAATCTATGAATGGATGCGAAAGTGCGAAAGTATCGATAGAAAGAAGTACGTACCTTTGAGTTGTTCATGATctgcttgtttttctttgccttgTTCTTCAGATCACCGTGAATGGTAAATTCCATTCCATCTCCTATTGCTACTTCCAGCTGGTTGTGTTCCTTGATGCCTTTCTTCAGCAGCCCATCAGCCAGTATGTCATCTGGAGTAAGTTCCAGCTCATTTTCACCATGTTCTGCAGATATACATGGACATACTCCTTTGCCTAatgcatgtgttttttgtttgtttgtatatttgtttgtttgtgtgtcatGATTCAGTTTCCATATGGACGGTTGTGCATAATTTTCACATATTCATACGGTGGTACCATATTATGTTTTCGTTATGATTtcaaatggaataaattacCATTGGTATAATATAATTTCCAATCGGTGGAATCCAAAATAAGTCGAGCAAGAGAAGAACATCGGAAGTTTCACAAATGGCATATGGCATAGTATTCCATTTTACGCAGTTTGTTTCAATGTGCAGTTAGCATAGGAACATTTATAATATAGAAGTAGATAAATCGAGAGAAAAAATTGATACACTTGAATTAAGAATCGCTTGTTGGTACACGGATATTTTAAATAtcagagcacacacacacacacatacacacatagacatttcatcaaaatacaacaaagaaatgcaaacaacctttttcaatgcaaacaacgacaacgacaacgaTGTCTACTATCATCAGGAAAGTACCACAATcaggaaagaaaatacaagCGTGGCAAAACACATACTATTTTGGGGAAGAACAGTAGGTAAACACAACACGAACAATACATTTACAGTTTACTGTACAAATCATCGAAAGTAGTAGGTATTGGTATTTTGCGTAAAAATATCAACACGATCAAAACCTGCGTTATTATGTATGTAAATTAATGTTCCCTCAAATCAAACAGCTTTAAATTCCAGAATTATTCATAAATCAAATGGAATTGGAGCTATATCCTTAATAGCCACTGTCACTGTTGGTGCAACCAACAAGAATGAGAAAGCTTAGTAGTACTATAGGTAGTAGTTAGCTTAACTTGCTCcgttaaacagggtaagattACAAGCTATTCCGCGAAAGTAGCTTTGACACGACTGACAAAACGTTCGCAAATTAATAATATCTTTAGTAAATTGCAAACTGCTTTTTTAAaactctttttctcttttaaaacaatgttGTTTAAGAGTGAGTGGGtaggaagtttatttattttttttttaataattgcgTTATCATGCTATTTAAAAGTTGTAGTGTACTCAAAATCATAATAGATAATTATCTTTCTCtataaaatgcttcaaatattCCGAAGCTATTTTGTAATATTACAAGGACACAATCAAACATCGAATTACCTTAAGCGAGACACTAACCAACGATACACATATGCTCGAAAAATTTTCGGTTTTAcgtctttttttagtttttttttcttcataacaCACAAACGTATTAACAATACATGATGAATTACTACCAAACTAGCAACAGATAGTATACAGCTCTATTACTACTTTCGGTAGAAGGATAAAATCCACTTTTAACGATGCTAATCAAATGGAAAATTGCTAACACTAAACGAAACACACTTTCGGGGAATATTTGAcatggttttaaattttggacACTGATTGTGCCACACCAATTCAAGCAAGTTtcttatattatattatattatattacatTGTAGATGCGCAACTACTatcctgctttttttttaattcatgcaTTTTTAGATTAAATGGTGAACCAGCTGCCTATTTTTAAAACCTTGCGTAAATCTCGAAATTCGATCTTTTTTGATGACGGTAATAGGATGGCAGGATGTTTGGAAAACACTGCATTTTGAAGTTAACGATACTATTACGAGTTGGTGTTACTCGTAACAGAAAACATATAACTGCTACGGTTAAATATGCTGCATAATATTTACGATGTGCGATTTCCGCTAAACGTATCACTGGGTATTTGTATTAATTAGATATCTTAAAAGTTTGTAGGTCTAGTTTACCAGAAACTTTACGTTTGCTCGGATAGTTacaaatttgcaaataaacgGAAATTAAGTTGCGCACCTACTATGTAAATTTTAAGATAGAAATGTAACATTCAGTTTATTAAGTTTTGTTAAACTTTAATGTCATACGTTTTATATCTAAACCAATTACAAAAGATGTATCGATCGCTTCACTCATTGCATCCGATAGCACATTGATGTCAAACAACCCCGAAATTATCACAAATCAGCAACCTTTGGTGGGATTCTGGTTGGAAACTATCTACACTACGGTGGGCAATACAAAATAAACTTAAGTTTGATCGCACACTAGCGCTAATATTAGTAGCGGTAGTGTAAGTGGATAGTAACCTTCTTCCTATTACAAAGCAAGGTGTATTTGCTTACCTGTAGGTTGCACCGATGCTATTTGACtcgttaatttgtttttcacaaaCTTGAGTGCATTTGCTATGTTCGCCTTGATCCAATTAGAAAAGCGTGATATTCTGTTAAACGCTTCAGCGATCTTGTTGGTCTCGTTGTCTGCCGTTGGTGCGGACAGGGATGAAGAACCGAAATTTGACAAAAGCAAAGCTAAGAAAAGATTAAGAACCTGCAAAATAGAGTCATTGGTGAACTATGGGTGAACACTCACGACTATGCAAATGCTAGGTTACTTACGACTAAATTTCCTATTACTACCGTAGCCAGGAAAAATGGTATGCATGACACATCGCCAACAAGCATACAGTCCCACATGGATTCGATCCATTCACCGCACAGCACACGGAACACAATCATAAAGGAATGCATGAAATCGGTAAAATTCCATCTTGGCAGATCTTGGTCTGGGAACAGATGCACATTATCTGGAAGAATTTATTTCGAAtagaattgaagaaaaatacgAACGATGCGCGATTAGGATTAGGCGTTCACCAGCACTCTAAGAAAAATGTGAAAGCACTTGATTTACAAATAATCCGCGTGGAGAAGCTAGCAGATTGCAGATTATCGAGGCATTTGTAAGCTGTTTCTAGAGCTCTTGTTGTTCTAAAAGCTTGTCGTttaatttgttgttattttgttttgtttagcaaaCAATGGTATGCAAGACAGTAACCAGCGGACATTGAACAGTCTAGTACATGTTCGCTGTAAATCAGAACAAAATACCAAATGCAAGAAAATAGCGACTGATTTAAATACGATCGTTGAAGTCTCTGGCACTCAAATGAAATTATTGTAGTTTTACACAAATTTATACGGATGCATCGACCTTAAACCTTTGTGTTTAGTGATCAGATAACAAATAACGACacaattgtaaataatttagGTGACACATTAGCAGTCATAGATTTTCTTACAAATgataaaaagttataaattGTAATTGATTTGCAAGGCGCATATTTGAACATAAAGCAATATGTTTAAGAAACAATGGATATTGTACGCTAAATACTCTACCTTCAGTCTTATTCATTGTTTCATCTCTAGTCTTTCGAATTATGTTTCTAGTCTTTTTACGAATGTACAACCATTTGAGGGGCTTCATTGAACTACATTAGAActattattttgcaaaagcaTAGCAAAAGCACCCTTCAGCTATTGTACTATTATGTACTATGGAAGTGGTAAGCACTGGCCACCGTTGAAAATACCATTCACAATCAACTATTTTCCATGCTCTTGCCAAATCTCACTAGTATGTAGTGTAATGTGTACATTTATACAAAATGGTTCGGAGTGAACGAATTTTGCGCACGTAACGATTGCCTTGTTTTTTCCGCTGTGATTTATGGTTGTCTTGTACGATGCTTTCAATCACAAAGTGTTTTGCGCCATTGCAGAGCTAGCTACTTACCGACATAGTTCTTTCCGAACAGCTGCATTCCCATCACGGCAAAGATGAAGATGATAATGCAGAGCACGAACGTCAGATTACCTAACGCTCCCATCGTTCTGCCCATGATGGAAATGAGTAAATTCAGCGTTGGCCAGGATTTGGCGAGCTTAAAGACTCgaagctgttgttttttttgtttcaaatgatTTGCGTGTAACGTAAGTTTTAGGTTTTTATTGTGGTAGATGATGATGCGTCAGATCGCAAAATAAAATGAGTTTTAATTTGTACagtttttaatgcgaaatggttTTGAGTATGCGTACGATAGCGATGTTGTTGATGCATGTTATGGTATAtgtgtttgttgcattttttttaattttttcgcaAGAAGTGTATAAATTACATACGATTAAtgtgagaaagaaaagaaccatgaaaaagaagaaagagagaaaaagagagatagTAGAGAAAATTGGCAAGTAatagaaagcatttttttcatcaaccGTATGTTTTCTTATAACTATCAGAACAAGTCAATATTCCTTTCAGTGATGTTCCTTCGTGTTAGGGATCATGGGAgagtagtatttttttttattattgtatttATCCAGTACAGTGGTAAACCCTACCATGCTGTTTCATCTAAATACATCCACTAATTGCAATCGAATACTTCTATGGCTTATGCAAGTATTCGTATAGATCCATTCCCTTCGTCTTCGACTACATCGTAAGATCTTTTATC
The DNA window shown above is from Anopheles funestus chromosome 3RL, idAnoFuneDA-416_04, whole genome shotgun sequence and carries:
- the LOC125769886 gene encoding sodium channel protein para isoform X27, with amino-acid sequence MTEDSDSISEEERSLFRPFTRESLQAIEARIADEEAKQRELERKRAEGESDFGRKKKKKEIRYDDEDEDEGPQPDPTLEQGVPVPVRMQGNFPPELASTPLEDIDGFYSNQRTFVVVSKGKDIFRFSATNALYVLDPFNPIRRVAIYILVHPLFSLFIITTILVNCILMIMPTTPTVESTEVIFTGIYTFESAVKVMARGFILQPFTYLRDAWNWLDFVVIALAYVTMGIDLGNLAALRTFRVLRALKTVAIVPGLKTIVGAVIESVKNLRDVIILTMFSLSVFALMGLQIYMGVLTQKCIKEFPMDGSWGNLTHENWELFNSNETNWFYSISGDIPLCGNSSGAGQCDEGYICLQGYGINPNYGYTSFDTFGWAFLSAFRLMTQDYWENLYQLVLRSAGPWHMLFFIVIIFLGSFYLVNLILAIVAMSYDELQKKAEEEEAAEEEALREAEEAAAAKAAKLEAQQAAAAAAANPEIAKSPSDFSCHSYELFVGQEKGNDDNNKEKMSIRSEGLESVSEITRTTAPTATAAGTAKARKVSAASLSLPGSPFNLRRGSRGSHQFTIRNGRGRFVGVPGSDRKPLVLSTYLDAQEHLPYADDSNAVTPMSEENGAIIVPVYYANLGSRHSSYTSHQSRISYTSHGDLLGGMTKESRLRNRSARNTNHSIVPPPNATNLSYADTNHKGQRDFDMTQDCTDDAGKIKHNDNPFIEPAQTQTVVDMKDVMVLNDIIEQAAGRHSRASDHGVSVYYFPTEDDDEDGPTFKDKAIEFLMKMIDIFCVWDCCWVWLKFQEGVAFIVFDPFVELFITLCIVVNTLFMALDHHDMDPDMEKALKSGNYFFTATFAIEATMKLIAMSPKYYFQEGWNIFDFIIVALSLLELGLEGVQGLSVLRSFRLLRVFKLAKSWPTLNLLISIMGRTVGALGNLTFVLCIIIFIFAVMGMQLFGKNYTDNVHLFPDQDLPRWNFTDFMHSFMIVFRVLCGEWIESMWDCMLVGDVSCIPFFLATVVIGNLVVLNLFLALLLSNFGSSSLSAPTADNETNKIAEAFNRISRFSNWIKANIANALKFVKNKLTSQIASVQPTEHGENELELTPDDILADGLLKKGIKEHNQLEVAIGDGMEFTIHGDLKNKAKKNKQIMNNSKDDDTASIKSYGSHKNRPFKDESHKGSAETMEGEEKRDASKEDLGIDEELDDEGEGEEGPLDGELIIHAEEDEVIEDSPADCCPDNCYKKFPVLAGDDDAPFWQGWANLRLKTFQLIENKYFETAVITMILLSSLALALEDVHLPQRPILQDILYYMDRIFTVIFFLEMLIKWLALGFKVYFTNAWCWLDFIIVMVSLINFVASLCGAGGIQAFKTMRTLRALRPLRAMSRMQGMRVVVNALVQAIPSIFNVLLVCLIFWLIFAIMGVQLFAGKYFKCVDKNKTTLPHEIIPDVNACKAENYTWENSPMNFDHVGKAYLCLFQVATFKGWIQIMNDAIDSRDVGKQPIRETNIYMYLYFVFFIIFGSFFTLNLFIGVIIDNFNEQKKKAGGSLEMFMTEDQKKYYNAMKKMGSKKPLKAIPRPRWRPQAIVFEIVTNKKFDMIIMLFIGFNMLTMTLDHYKQSETFSAVLDYLNMIFICIFSSECLMKIFALRYHYFIEPWNLFDFVVVILSILGLVLSDLIEKYFVSPTLLRVVRVAKVGRVLRLVKGAKGIRTLLFALAMSLPALFNICLLLFLVMFIFAIFGMSFFMHVKDKSGLDDVYNFKTFGQSMILLFQMSTSAGWDGVLDGIINEEDCLPPDNDKGYPGNCGSSTIGITYLLAYLVISFLIVINMYIAVILENYSQATEDVQEGLTDDDYDMYYEIWQQFDPDGTQYVRYDQLSDFLDVLEPPLQIHKPNRYKIISMDIPICRGDMMFCVDILDALTKDFFARKGNPIEETAELGEVQQRPDEVGYEPVSSTLWRQREEYCARLIQHAWKRYKQRHGGGTDGSTGDDLEIDACDNGNDGGNGNDNDGSGGAAIGSGDNGSQIAGGSIGGGVGTPGSGKSKGILGGSQANIGVVDHSLSSKESPDSNGDPQGRQTAVLVESDGFVTKNGHRVVIHSRSPSITSRTADV